A window from Chryseobacterium vaccae encodes these proteins:
- a CDS encoding acyl carrier protein — MNTTEEFYEIIASAIAVKKELVDENLTYQEIPEWDSMSHLLIVEALEQFYQIKFDFNDILEMGTVGKIREKMKKYDVLVEN; from the coding sequence ATGAACACAACAGAAGAGTTTTATGAAATTATCGCATCAGCTATTGCTGTTAAAAAAGAGTTGGTTGATGAAAACCTTACCTATCAGGAAATTCCCGAATGGGATTCTATGTCCCATCTGCTCATTGTAGAAGCATTGGAGCAGTTTTATCAGATCAAATTTGATTTTAATGATATTCTTGAAATGGGAACGGTAGGAAAAATCCGTGAGAAAATGAAAAAATACGATGTACTCGTAGAAAACTAA